The following nucleotide sequence is from Pseudonocardia abyssalis.
TAGAGGTTGACGCCGATCTGCGTGAACGCGACGCCGTACCGCTCCCCCAGCCGCGACGCCATGGCGCGCAACGGATCCGGGGCGTCGGCGGCCCCCCAGCGGTGCGTCAGCCGCGGTTCGGGGAGCACCCGGTCGTACATCCGGACCTCCCGCTGCGGGCCCCACGGCGTCGCGGCGAGCAGGTCGGCGAACAGGGGGTCGGCTCCGTGGCACCAGGCCGGCGCGTGATCGACCCACGCGCCCTCGCCCAGCTCGAGGCGGCGCAACCCGTGGAACCCGGCGTCGACCTCGGTCGCCGGCCCGTCGAGGAGCGAGGGCTGCCAGGCGAGGAGCGAGGGCTGCCAGGCGAGGTCCACGACCATGACACTACCCGGACTCGAACATCAGTTCGAGCATGTTCCTC
It contains:
- a CDS encoding alpha-ketoglutarate-dependent dioxygenase AlkB, whose protein sequence is MDLAWQPSLLAWQPSLLDGPATEVDAGFHGLRRLELGEGAWVDHAPAWCHGADPLFADLLAATPWGPQREVRMYDRVLPEPRLTHRWGAADAPDPLRAMASRLGERYGVAFTQIGVNLYRDGADSVAWHGDRVARELPSSTVALVSLGAVRPFRLRPHGGGGTSVGYLPGPGDLLVMGGSCQRTWQHSVPKCAVAGPRISIQFRHAHLR